DNA from Paludisphaera mucosa:
GCCGCCCGGACGCGTCATCCGATGGGCCGAGGTCGTGGACGGAACCCCAGACGGCCGATTCCTGATTTACACGCAGGGTGCCGGGTCTCCCTCCCGCGAAATCATGCAGACCTTCGTCGCCGACCCCAACAACCCTCACGTCCCGAGTGGTCTATGGGTGACGCTAAGGCTCCACGACGACTACTGGAGCTCCATACGAGGCACCGACGTCAACGCCTCTGGAGAGGTCATCGGCGAACTTGGTCGAATCGGCGCGGACGGCCACACGACGATGAGGTGGGATCCCAGGTACTTTTATGCCGCAGCGGGCGAAACGACCATCCACGAGCTGGCCGAACTCCTTCCCCCCGGATCGGGCTGGAGGCATTTGAGCCTGCAGAGCATCAACGACAATGGTCAGATCCTCGGCTGGGGTGTGAACCCCGAAGGCGAATCCTCAAGATTCATCCTGACGCCGAACGCCGTGCCCGAGCCCGGGACGTGGGCCATCTTCGGGCTGGCCTCGGCCGCGGTGGGCTGGCGGACGCGACGTCGTAAACGCTGAGCGACTCGCCCGTTCCTGGCGAAACATCGCGATGAACGTGCACGAATGGCGGGAGCCGAGACCGAGTGCCGGCTGGAATCTCAGCGTTCGAGGATGCCCGGGCGGGGGAGCGAGTAGCCCTTGACCGAGATGTCGATGAGCGGCCAGTCCTGGGCGGCGGTGACGATGTCGAAGCCGCGGGAATCGACCACGATCGTGTCTTCCGAACGCGCCGAGCCGACGCTGGGGTTCCAGCAGACGGCCATGTTCGGCTCGAGGATCATCGGGCTGTCCGGGGTGAGCAGGGCCTCGCGCGGGGAATAGCCGATGAGGACGCCCTGATAATCGAGCGTCCACTCGTGGGGGGCGTCGTACTTCTCGTAGATGCGGCGGGCGCGGCGGAAGACCTCGGCGATCGGCTCGCCGGGACGCGAGAAGTAGATGCACGTCGCGTCGACCATCGCGGCGAGCGTGTGATTGGCCCGGAACTCGGTCTCGGGGGGGCCGAACGTCACGGTGCGGGTGACCGAGGCGCAGAGCCCGTGACGCCGGCCGGTGACGGCGATCGTCGCCTTCTTGAGGATCGGCGCGGCCTTGAAGGTCGGCTGGCGATAGCGGGCCAGGCGATCGTCGCTGGCGACCCGCAGGTCCACCGGCGCGACCCCTTCGCGGATCAGCCGATGCGCCAGGTGGCCGGCGACGTCCGCCTCGCGCTCGCCGCGGTCGAAGTTGCGGCATGTGGCCTCGACGGCCAACGAGAGGGTCCGCCCCAGCTCGCGATAACGCTGACGTTCCAGTGGCGTCAACTGCCGCCGCAGGTCGCGCAAGGGGTCGAGCGCCCGCCGCCACTGCGAGCAGCCTTCCGACGCCAGGTCGGTCGCGATCTTCTTGTTGTGGCAGAGTTCGGCCACCACCCTCAGCGGGTCGTCGTACCAGGGCCGCTCCTTGAGCTGGAAGCCCAGGCCCGCCAGCTCCTCCTCGAAGACCCGCGAACTCTGCACGTTGTCGGCGAGCACCGCCCGGCTGTTGCGGTTGATGTAGAGCAGGACCGAGCTGTTGTCCGAGCCGTAATCCTGCGCCAGGTCGCCGCCCGACGTGAACCAGGCGATCGAGTCGGCGCGGCCGAGCACGACGGCGTCCTGATTCGTGCGGTCCAGGAAGTCGCGGATCCGCTGATGCTTCAGCTCGACGTCGTCACGTCGCCGCTTGCGGTCGACGTCGCCGTGGTCGCAGGCGGGGTCCGGGACGTCGGGCAGCGAGTCCACGGCGGGGCGGTCGGCGGCGGTCTCCAGAACCCGGTCGTAGACCTCGGTTTCCGGGCCGTCCTCCGTCATCAACCCGATCGGACCGCCGACATACAGCTCGGTTGACACGACCTGATTCCCCCGGACAGGAAACATCCCCGGCCGCCCCGGAACGGGACGGTTGAACGACGAGGAATCCGAGTGGCTTTTGTATCTTAATGCTTTCGGGAATGGTGCCCTTATCGTTCCACCTCGACCCGACGATTGCAAGAAGCAAGAAGTGCAAAATCCCAAAAGCCTACATGGCATCAAGCAATCAAGACGTCTGTTGTCTCAGTGGCCCTGGACCCGCCCTCGCCAGGCCTCGTCCAGGAACCGTCGCACGTCCGGGTTCAGGTCGCGCGGAACCGGCGATCCGACATCCAGTTCGAAGCCATGGCGCGCCCCTGATATTTCGATGAGCTGGTGCACGCCGCCGACTTCTTCCAACCTCTTCTGCATCTTTCGTGCCTGGTTGACCGAAACCCACGCGTCGTCGCTTCCATGAATTAAGAGAAGGGCCGGACCACCGGCGGCCGCCCGTTCGATCGGCGACGCCGCGCGGGCGGGCGATTCCATTCGGCTCGGCTCGCCGCCGAGGAACGCGGCGGTCGGCTCGTGCGGCAACCTGCGATCGACGGCGAGGTCGAGCAGCGAATAAGGGGTCGACAGGCAGACCGCCGCGGCGATGCGAGGGTCTTCCTGCGCCGCGAGCGCCGCCAGCAGCCCGCCCGAGGACGTCCCGACGGCGGCGACCCGACGGCGGTCCAGGTGATACTCGTCGCCGTGGTCGTGCAGCCAGTCGAGGGCCGCGAGCACGTCGCCCAGCGCGCCGTCCCAGCTAGGCGCGCCGGGGCGCGCCAGCCGATAATCGACGACCGCGACGGCGATCCCGGCTCGCGCCAGGGACGCGAACTGGGGGCCGTAGTCCCGCTTCGATCCGCCCGTCCAGCTCCCGCCGTGGACGGCGATCAGGACCGGCCGGTCGATCAGGGACGATCGGTCGGGCAAGATCAGGTCGAGCTTCAGGGAACGGCCGTCGACCGTGCGATAGGTCAGATCTCGCACGACGACCAGACCCGCGAACGGGTCGGTCGATGGCCCCGACGACGCGTTCCAGGCCGCGAACGTCGCCGCCGCGACGACCAACCAGCAGAACGGTCGCAGCATCGCCACGCTTCGCGTCCCTCCTGGATCCTAGTACGTACGGAGCCGGCCCGATGGCGGATCAGAAACCAAACATCCCCCTGCTCCAGCAGCGCGAGATCGAAGCCAAGATCGTCGGCCCGCTGGTCCGGGCCTTCACCGACGCCTTCGGCCGGGAGGCGACCCTCGACGTCCTCCGCGGCGTGATCGTCGACCTCGCCCGCCAGGGCGGCGCCGAGCTGGCGCGGTCGCTGGGCGAGCAGTCCCTGGAGGCCTTCGCGACGACCCTCGGACGCTGGAAGGAGAACGACGCCCTCCAAATCGACGTGCTCGAAAGCACCCCCGACCGGCTCTCGTTCAACGTCGTCCGCTGCCGTTACGCCGAAATGTATCGGCGACTCGGCCTCGAAGACTTGGGGGCCACGCTCTCCTGCCAGCGCGATTTCGCCCTGGCCGAGGGCTTCAGCCCCGACATCGAGCTGGAGCGCACCCAGACCCTCATGCAAGGCGCCCCGTTCTGCGACTTCCGCTTCCGCCGCGTCCCGCGGGACGAACAACCGGGCTGAGGCCGGCGAACGCCGAGCCCCGCACGCTTGTCGAACATGATATAATGAGCGGAAGATTCGAAAACCCCGAAGACGGCGTCCGCGAGGCCGCCGGGGGTGTTCCGCGGTAATCGGATTTCGATGCCAACCACCTTCGTCGGCAATCCCGCCCCGTCCTTCGACCTGCCCTGCACGCGGCAGCCCGACCCGACGCGAGGCCGGGCCCGGTTGCTGGATTACAAAGGGCGCTGGCTCGTCCTGGTCTTCTATCCCCGCGATTTCTCGATGGTCTGCCCCACCGAGCTGATCGGCCTCAGCCAGCGCCGCGAGGAGTTCGCCGAGCACGACTGCGACCTACTCGCTATCAGCTGCGACCCGGTCGAGCTGCACGAGCGCTGGCTGGCCACGCCCAAGACCCAGGGGGGCCTCGGC
Protein-coding regions in this window:
- a CDS encoding M24 family metallopeptidase — translated: MSTELYVGGPIGLMTEDGPETEVYDRVLETAADRPAVDSLPDVPDPACDHGDVDRKRRRDDVELKHQRIRDFLDRTNQDAVVLGRADSIAWFTSGGDLAQDYGSDNSSVLLYINRNSRAVLADNVQSSRVFEEELAGLGFQLKERPWYDDPLRVVAELCHNKKIATDLASEGCSQWRRALDPLRDLRRQLTPLERQRYRELGRTLSLAVEATCRNFDRGEREADVAGHLAHRLIREGVAPVDLRVASDDRLARYRQPTFKAAPILKKATIAVTGRRHGLCASVTRTVTFGPPETEFRANHTLAAMVDATCIYFSRPGEPIAEVFRRARRIYEKYDAPHEWTLDYQGVLIGYSPREALLTPDSPMILEPNMAVCWNPSVGSARSEDTIVVDSRGFDIVTAAQDWPLIDISVKGYSLPRPGILER
- a CDS encoding alpha/beta hydrolase; translation: MLRPFCWLVVAAATFAAWNASSGPSTDPFAGLVVVRDLTYRTVDGRSLKLDLILPDRSSLIDRPVLIAVHGGSWTGGSKRDYGPQFASLARAGIAVAVVDYRLARPGAPSWDGALGDVLAALDWLHDHGDEYHLDRRRVAAVGTSSGGLLAALAAQEDPRIAAAVCLSTPYSLLDLAVDRRLPHEPTAAFLGGEPSRMESPARAASPIERAAAGGPALLLIHGSDDAWVSVNQARKMQKRLEEVGGVHQLIEISGARHGFELDVGSPVPRDLNPDVRRFLDEAWRGRVQGH
- a CDS encoding L-2-amino-thiazoline-4-carboxylic acid hydrolase, which gives rise to MADQKPNIPLLQQREIEAKIVGPLVRAFTDAFGREATLDVLRGVIVDLARQGGAELARSLGEQSLEAFATTLGRWKENDALQIDVLESTPDRLSFNVVRCRYAEMYRRLGLEDLGATLSCQRDFALAEGFSPDIELERTQTLMQGAPFCDFRFRRVPRDEQPG
- a CDS encoding PEP-CTERM sorting domain-containing protein; this translates as MSHIVHPHRFRWIVAIGLLALAPAVEAAPLRGYTLTDLGFVPGTGLDNDGNVIDQPVRTLVGDVPTFDLGWDGGSDPRLPPGRVIRWAEVVDGTPDGRFLIYTQGAGSPSREIMQTFVADPNNPHVPSGLWVTLRLHDDYWSSIRGTDVNASGEVIGELGRIGADGHTTMRWDPRYFYAAAGETTIHELAELLPPGSGWRHLSLQSINDNGQILGWGVNPEGESSRFILTPNAVPEPGTWAIFGLASAAVGWRTRRRKR